In Ornithodoros turicata isolate Travis chromosome 1, ASM3712646v1, whole genome shotgun sequence, the DNA window TCACCCGCCTTACCTTGGGTCTTTTGTAATTATTGAAGTACATACAGTCCCCATGAACCACGCGGGGTGCCATAAGTCAACGGCGAAGAAAACCATTAAAACCATGGCCCTGAAAATTGGTTCCGGCCCCCTCAACTCGGCAGATCTCTAGCCTGCTGCAAGTGTTCTTCCGTGCAGGCTTCCATGGTGTGACGTCGAGACGTACTTGACTGCACTCTCGtcaccgaaccgaaccgaacgcATCGAACCGAACGCAGGAAAAATTACTCTCGCACCCATTCGTGTTTGTTGTGTTTGTTACTCTGACAAAATGGCTGCCGAAGGGAGCGATCTTCTCGACAACCTATCGTCGAAGGAAAGGCAAATATTGTTACGGGCGGCGGAATTTGGGAGCCTCgccttcgaaacgtcgccgGCTCCGCGAGCTCAACGGGACGAGCATGTTGACGCGGCAGCGTGCGGGAGCAGCAGCCGCCAGAATTCCACAGATTGGTAAATAATGGCTGGCGATTCATTATCATATAGCGCAAGAAACGGATGATTCGTACCGCGACGGTTCTCTAAGCGCCTCTCGGTTACAGGTGCCGTTGTGGGTCATGGGTCGCCATGCCCACTGAAGAAGAGTGCCTCTGCTGTAAGGAGCTCCAGGGCACCCCTGAGCCACTGAGCTTCTCGTGTATTACGGAGCACGAAGATTTCAAATTGTTCAGCCTCAACAAAACCGTGCTTAAGGTGGCGCACTTTGAACTTCCGGGCAGGCGGGAACCGATGAGCGcacatattcacaagtaagcaTGATTTCAACATTACGACCACGTTTGTTTCTGGTTATGATGAGTCCAATACGAAAGTGACATTACATATCTTTTATATTGCTGTGTATTGTCGCAGGAGATACCGATACACTGCATACCGTCAGTTCGCGAGGTGGGtgtggcacaagcttggaaaaaacaagcgCATGGTGATTCCAGCTTGTGCTGTGAACACCATTCGCGAAGCCTTTCCATCAGAGCCAAGCACAGGCTTCAGATACGCAAGGTACTAAGCAAGGTGTGTATGTCGGTATGGTTTCTTGTCTAACCAGTGTACCCTGCTGGGTACAGAGCAGTAATAGCAGCTATCAAAGGCATTGTTGATGTTTGTAACGTGACCTACTGTAAAACGCTTAAATTTCGCGCCCCTGATTGTTCTCGAATGGGCCATTGGGGTAGTTTCGCGACCGCTGAATTTCGCGAATCTCGTATTTTTCACTGTGTATCACGTGTACAATAAAATTTTCGCGAAGTTCTTCAATTTGCCAAATTAGCGAAAATTGAAGGCGCGCGGAagtaaagggttttacagtaagTGCTGCACTGCACAAAAAATTAGCCGGTGTCACGCCACTAATTTCTGACAGTATGCTCCCAACCAGGCACTAAAACTGGAGCGAAACCACCAAGTGATGACACTGGATGATGGACTCCTACAAGTGTGCTGCAGTCATGGCAAGAACCGTTTGCAGTGTGCTCATAAAACAGTGTTGAGGATCGGACTGGAACAAATTGGACTCAAATCTCAACAGGAATGAAGGTGGAGCAAAATGAAATCGGGGCTGGATTTAAAATCGTAATGACAATTATTTTAGCTACTAGCAATTCGGTGGCATGTACGGATTGCTTACGCACGCCGTCCCGTGTGAGATTTCACGCGCGTTAAAGAACCctgaggtgggcaaaattaatccacagactgaccactgtggcgtcgctcatgatcagagttgtctcgcaacgtaaaccccgaattattattattttagctACCTGCAGGGTACGGATGGCTTAGGCGCGGAATGTTGATAACCGAATGCCATCCCGCCCGAGGTTTGAACCTTGTCGAGGAGGCTAGCAATTCGGTAGTTGGTAGGGGTTCTTTACACATGACGTGTCCAGGAGGGATGCTAAATGATGTTTCCTGTGTGCATACACAGACACGCTGTAAAGGaaacctcaggtgggcaaaattaattcagAGACGTGCTATGGCGTCACTGATAGTCATAGTTGTCCCATGGCGTGAAACCCAAATTATTATAGTTTTACAGAACGCCGTCTGCGAAGGTCTGTTCGCATGTTAAAAACTGGCACAAGGGTAAAATGATCCACTGGTTGACCACTGTCGTCAATctcatgatcatggttgtcaTGCGATGTAAAGCCACAAAATATTATTAACAAATTGATGGAACCCGATGGAAGGAGAGCAGTAGTGAGCGAGACCACGTTGAGAGCTTTCATTTGCTAAATGAACTCGGAAGCCGCAATCATGGTTTCAAGTTAGGACTTCAGTCATATGTGTAGATTCATATCCTCAACACTACTGTCGGATGTGTGGCCAGGACGTGTGCCCCCCAATCTACTCCATCTCTGGCGAGACAGTGAGCATCATAAAAGTACAACATGAATACTCTACAACAACCGACTGCTTCAACCCACGTTGTTGGTGCGTTTTCCATCTGCATGGGCACGCAACTGATTAGAGGTGCGGCTGATTGCAGTGCTTTGCCAGACTGTGGTTATGAACAACAGTGACAAAAATAAAAGGATCATTTGAATGAAATGCAGAGTGCAACTGTGCGTAGGTGTCACTGGGTGCAGTGATGCAGTATTTGACGTTAGAACAGTCATGCAGAGCATCAAGGACTTGCTCGTTATTAAGTAGGCCTTCTGCAGCCTGAAGAAGCACTTCTATGCCCACAGCTCCATGTCATACTGATTCACGCAAGATGTGGATTGACATACAAGGTAAATTGTGGTGTACTGCTTGGCGATTACACCAGCTTGTTTCCTCATTATCTATCTTTGCCCACGTGTATGCCTGACTAATATTAAAAATGAGACATAAAGCAGACTTAATACATCCAAACATGCAAAACCTCTCAACTGGTTCATCACCTATTTGTTGAGGCAGGTAACAAGAACAACAAGAAAGCAAGGCAACTAAGAACGTACTTTTTCATTTTATGATGGTGAGAAAAAAGGGCCAAATATGTTTTGTGCCACAAGCTTCGTGTAACATAACACCTAACTCCATGGCCAACACTGCACTGTGTGTATTGTAATAGCACATTACAGGAAATGCACAAAATGAACACAGGTGCATCAGACTGCATGTCCAAATATCCACAAGAATTTTATGCAAAACCAAGTATAAGTGATTACAAAGTACAGCTGCCTTCTCGCGTGTAACAACAACAGTGTAGCTTGTCATCTTTGCCACCACTATTGCGCCATTATATGATGCAGATTTCACAAAAATGCTTCAATGAAACGTAATGAGTGTGCAAAATTATTACGTGCCAGGCTTGTACATACTGAGTACCTACATCACTTTTCACCAATTACTTTGATCAGTACGCTATTAGGGCTTCAGGAGATTAATTTTTCCAGTTTTTGAGCTCCTAAGAGACCTTGGTAAAATTTTGAGTGACCGATTAATCTTTGTGTCTCCCCGCAATGAGATAACATTGCACATCCGTCACACAGGAAATAGCATGGTCATAACATTGCAGGAAATGGATAGTGACAATCACCGTTATGCAAGAATTAAACGTCAGATAGGGACAGCATAATCTGCTGCTCACAACGTACTCTAAGGTGCTCCCACTCATTGAAGGGTAATACGTCCGGTCTCCTTCATCGACCTCATCTTCACTGCCACCTGCCTCAGCTGGTGAAGAATACAGGATCGGAGACACTGGGCATGGTGGGAGCCCTTGTGGAAGTGGACGCACTGGTGATGATGTCAGAGGGA includes these proteins:
- the LOC135390556 gene encoding uncharacterized protein LOC135390556 — translated: MAAEGSDLLDNLSSKERQILLRAAEFGSLAFETSPAPRAQRDEHVDAAACGSSSRQNSTDWCRCGSWVAMPTEEECLCCKELQGTPEPLSFSCITEHEDFKLFSLNKTVLKVAHFELPGRREPMSAHIHKRYRYTAYRQFARWVWHKLGKNKRMVIPACAVNTIREAFPSEPSTGFRYARY